In Patescibacteria group bacterium, a genomic segment contains:
- the rplS gene encoding 50S ribosomal protein L19, producing the protein MANSMKFQETSFAVGDTVRVDYKIIEKEKVSGVKKHEEKEEVRERVQPFEGVVLSVRGSGENASFTVRKIAVGGIGVERIFPLSSPWIKKITVKKPGHFRRAKLYYLRGRKEL; encoded by the coding sequence ATGGCTAATTCCATGAAATTTCAAGAGACTTCTTTTGCCGTCGGCGATACGGTTAGAGTTGACTATAAAATCATCGAAAAGGAAAAAGTTTCCGGCGTTAAAAAACACGAGGAAAAAGAAGAGGTCAGAGAAAGAGTCCAGCCTTTTGAGGGCGTGGTTTTATCCGTTCGCGGTAGCGGTGAAAACGCCAGTTTTACGGTGAGAAAAATCGCGGTCGGCGGAATTGGGGTCGAAAGAATTTTTCCTCTAAGTTCTCCCTGGATTAAGAAAATTACCGTTAAAAAACCCGGTCATTTTAGACGGGCAAAATTGTATTACTTAAGAGGCAGGAAAGAGCTTTAA
- a CDS encoding YraN family protein, whose protein sequence is MFISNLGKRGEDQACLYLQKNGYKILQRNFRSRLGEIDIIALEEQTVVFIEVKTRFSKQFGPPEEAVTPWKIRSIIKTAQYFQMLHPKLPESLRIDVVAITLAPNGETKEIKLIKNVTS, encoded by the coding sequence ATGTTTATAAGTAACCTCGGAAAAAGAGGCGAAGACCAAGCCTGTCTTTATCTTCAAAAAAATGGCTATAAAATTCTCCAGAGAAATTTCCGCAGCCGCCTTGGGGAAATCGACATTATCGCCCTTGAAGAGCAAACCGTTGTTTTTATTGAGGTCAAAACCAGGTTCAGCAAACAGTTTGGTCCGCCTGAAGAGGCGGTAACGCCCTGGAAAATCAGATCAATTATCAAAACGGCCCAATACTTTCAAATGCTTCATCCCAAACTGCCGGAAAGTTTAAGAATTGACGTGGTGGCCATCACCCTTGCCCCAAACGGCGAAACAAAGGAAATAAAATTAATTAAAAACGTGACTTCGTAA
- a CDS encoding GIY-YIG nuclease family protein encodes MIATYILQNTKGMYYIGSTSDLEKRLEKHKKGYSRFTKSKGPFKIVYREIYNNLAEAKKREYYLKSLKSRKFIEKLIERAAFV; translated from the coding sequence ATGATTGCCACTTATATTTTACAAAATACAAAGGGAATGTATTATATTGGTAGCACTAGCGATTTAGAGAAGAGATTAGAAAAACATAAAAAGGGTTATTCCAGATTTACTAAAAGTAAAGGCCCTTTTAAAATTGTATATAGAGAAATTTATAATAATCTTGCAGAAGCAAAGAAAAGAGAATATTATTTAAAATCCCTTAAAAGTAGAAAATTTATAGAAAAATTAATAGAACGCGCCGCGTTCGTCTAG
- a CDS encoding glycosyltransferase family 9 protein: MGGIGSVLRTTIVGDEFKRQHNPSQITFLTNKEGIQILKYCPSVDRILSDDPINLLTLLSEKFDFIYNFEVNPVTLSLTHLIESPIKFGFEMNHNGLPKIASPVSTDLYRFQIDDKFREENKKPIQQLLLESVGMKWKNQPIHLLLDKNDSEYAMNYLKKLKIQRYKIIGLNLGSKKKHARKRWPIDYFIKLAEELNKIPGVKPFLLGGPEETEIYNHAVQKLRKFNIPGNQCNNTLGQFMALLNNCEVVVSATTFALFAAIALKIKTVAICSPKPYCEIENYEMGLKITSPGKYNPLYSTKIENLTLDDELKIGLKNISVKDVLEATYDLLHDSFMNPVRFSS, from the coding sequence ATGGGAGGCATCGGAAGCGTATTAAGAACTACCATCGTGGGAGATGAATTTAAAAGACAACATAATCCAAGCCAAATCACGTTTCTGACCAACAAAGAAGGCATACAAATTTTAAAATATTGCCCTTCTGTTGATAGAATTTTATCCGATGATCCTATAAATCTTTTAACCCTTCTGTCCGAAAAATTTGACTTTATCTATAATTTCGAAGTAAATCCCGTTACCCTAAGTTTAACTCACTTGATAGAAAGCCCGATAAAATTCGGTTTTGAAATGAACCATAACGGCCTGCCAAAAATTGCTAGTCCGGTTTCCACAGACTTATATAGATTCCAAATCGACGATAAATTCAGAGAGGAAAATAAAAAACCCATACAACAGCTTCTTTTGGAATCAGTCGGCATGAAATGGAAAAATCAACCCATACATCTTCTGCTTGATAAAAACGACTCCGAATATGCAATGAATTATTTAAAAAAACTTAAAATTCAAAGGTATAAAATTATTGGGTTGAATTTAGGCTCAAAAAAGAAACACGCAAGAAAAAGATGGCCAATAGACTACTTTATAAAACTAGCTGAAGAGCTTAATAAAATTCCAGGCGTCAAACCATTCCTTTTGGGCGGACCTGAAGAAACAGAAATCTATAACCATGCAGTACAAAAACTCCGTAAATTTAATATTCCAGGAAACCAATGCAATAATACACTTGGCCAATTTATGGCTCTATTGAATAACTGTGAAGTTGTTGTCAGTGCAACAACTTTTGCTCTTTTTGCCGCCATCGCTTTAAAAATAAAAACCGTAGCTATCTGCTCTCCGAAGCCTTATTGTGAAATTGAGAATTACGAAATGGGCTTAAAAATAACTTCGCCAGGCAAATATAACCCCCTCTATAGTACCAAAATTGAAAATTTAACTTTAGATGACGAATTAAAAATTGGTCTAAAAAATATTTCCGTGAAAGACGTTTTGGAAGCGACATATGATCTTCTCCACGACAGTTTCATGAATCCTGTGAGGTTTAGTTCTTAG
- a CDS encoding MBL fold metallo-hydrolase, giving the protein MEKSIFDQMTHIATKVRQERKKRKFEIIKKSQKQKKSNFISFFKFPNYLRDDLVLSTKWLYGGFIISLDKLKLLVDPGAELLGRISKIEDLLSINSVFVSHNHIDHTAGINTALEFITLQPDKNICIIAPKTVFKQKIVGDYFLNDNRISLIEIMPNKEITFDNINIIPVKLFHSIKDTYGFILENKNVKIGYIPDTGYSKKIQDQNGKLFNAEEFSYKNQFAKIASIHQIIKRKFSQVDILIVCINDPIYTKHSKYHLSGIDLVDILKGSKIKACFITHLYPEDLITSNSNELLVNYLESETNILVRIIPSEGLIAPLC; this is encoded by the coding sequence ATGGAAAAATCAATTTTTGACCAAATGACCCACATCGCCACAAAAGTCAGACAAGAAAGAAAAAAAAGAAAATTTGAGATAATTAAGAAAAGTCAGAAACAAAAAAAATCTAATTTTATTTCTTTTTTCAAATTTCCTAATTACTTGAGGGATGATCTTGTCCTTTCAACAAAATGGCTCTATGGAGGGTTTATAATCTCTTTAGACAAACTTAAATTGCTTGTCGACCCCGGCGCAGAGCTTCTCGGAAGAATTTCAAAGATCGAAGATCTCCTCTCTATTAACTCTGTTTTCGTCTCTCACAACCATATAGATCACACCGCCGGTATAAATACCGCTCTTGAATTTATTACACTCCAGCCTGACAAAAATATCTGCATTATTGCTCCAAAAACTGTGTTTAAACAAAAAATTGTGGGAGATTATTTTCTAAATGACAACAGAATCTCTTTAATTGAAATTATGCCGAATAAAGAGATAACTTTCGATAATATCAATATTATTCCGGTTAAGCTTTTTCATTCTATAAAAGATACCTACGGTTTTATCTTAGAAAACAAAAACGTCAAAATAGGCTATATTCCCGACACCGGATATTCGAAAAAAATCCAAGATCAAAATGGTAAGTTATTTAATGCGGAAGAATTTAGCTATAAAAATCAGTTTGCTAAAATTGCCTCAATTCATCAAATAATAAAAAGAAAGTTTTCTCAAGTCGATATTCTTATAGTTTGCATCAATGATCCAATCTACACAAAACACTCCAAATATCATCTTTCAGGAATTGACCTAGTTGACATTTTGAAGGGATCTAAAATTAAAGCTTGTTTTATCACTCATTTATATCCGGAAGACTTAATTACAAGTAACTCCAATGAGCTACTTGTAAATTACCTAGAATCAGAAACCAATATATTGGTCCGTATTATTCCATCAGAAGGATTAATAGCCCCCTTATGCTAA
- the glmS gene encoding glutamine--fructose-6-phosphate transaminase (isomerizing) has product MCGIFGYVGNKNNAAELTLEALKKLEYRGYDSWGIGVEAGRKFIIDKHAGKIGIAKTNLPSSNFAFGHTRWATHGGVTDTNAHPHLDCTGKIAVVHNGIVENYQEIKNLLAGRHKIVSETDTELVAHLIEDFYYHKKLPLHEAVRQAFLRLRGLSAFLVAETSSKTLVAVKTGSPLVVGIGKEENMVGSDVNCLLSLTKNVIFIEDGQLAQITDSHINLFSVETGKEIKPKVQKVSWEETTTTKENFPYFMLKEIYEQPRILTNIMNTFDDKINFFSAKIKSSSQVTFVGCGTANYAGLSGTYLLSLLANKKANSFPGSEFPYYQNFLDKNSFPIFLSQSGETIDIVQPAVELKRKGLEIGAIVNNLGSTLYRLADHKILLEAGPEICVLSTKVFTAKLAILLLVGHDLGKNLAKGKEKLQKAIRVTNKILSKQYYKKYLYKLVQRLAKVQHIYIIGRGLSYPVALEAALKIKEVSYIHTEGFAGGELKHGVIALIEKNTPVIVYAPNDETLLEMLSNAMEIKARGGYIIGISHTNNKIFDWYLPVDDAQEATIIPNVVLAQLIGYHIAVLLGKDPDKPRNLAKSVTVK; this is encoded by the coding sequence ATGTGTGGAATATTTGGTTATGTTGGTAATAAAAATAATGCAGCGGAGTTAACTCTTGAAGCGCTTAAAAAGCTTGAATATCGTGGTTATGATTCTTGGGGAATAGGCGTAGAAGCCGGCAGAAAATTTATTATTGATAAACACGCAGGTAAAATCGGTATTGCCAAGACAAATTTACCCAGCAGTAATTTTGCTTTTGGACATACACGTTGGGCAACTCATGGTGGTGTTACTGATACAAACGCTCATCCCCATTTGGATTGTACCGGCAAAATTGCCGTGGTTCACAATGGCATCGTCGAAAATTACCAGGAGATTAAAAATCTACTCGCTGGAAGACATAAAATTGTTTCAGAAACAGATACAGAATTAGTAGCCCATCTGATAGAGGATTTTTATTATCATAAAAAACTTCCTCTACACGAAGCTGTCAGGCAAGCCTTTTTAAGGCTGCGTGGTTTATCTGCATTTTTAGTCGCCGAAACAAGTAGCAAAACTCTTGTTGCTGTAAAAACAGGGTCTCCTTTAGTTGTAGGAATCGGTAAAGAAGAAAATATGGTGGGTTCAGATGTTAACTGTTTATTATCTTTAACGAAAAACGTTATTTTTATTGAGGATGGTCAGCTGGCGCAGATTACGGATAGCCATATTAACCTTTTTTCCGTCGAGACTGGCAAAGAAATTAAGCCTAAAGTACAAAAAGTCTCCTGGGAAGAGACTACTACTACAAAAGAAAACTTTCCTTACTTTATGCTTAAAGAAATTTATGAACAACCAAGAATTCTGACGAATATAATGAATACCTTTGACGATAAGATAAATTTTTTTTCGGCAAAGATAAAGAGTTCATCGCAGGTAACTTTTGTTGGTTGTGGTACGGCAAACTATGCTGGACTTAGTGGTACATATTTACTTTCTCTTTTAGCAAACAAGAAGGCAAATTCTTTTCCAGGGAGTGAATTTCCATATTACCAAAATTTCCTAGATAAGAACAGTTTTCCAATATTTCTATCGCAAAGTGGAGAGACCATAGATATAGTCCAACCTGCAGTAGAACTAAAAAGAAAAGGTCTGGAAATTGGGGCGATAGTAAACAACCTAGGCTCTACCCTCTATAGACTTGCAGATCATAAGATACTTCTTGAAGCTGGTCCGGAAATCTGTGTGTTGTCAACAAAAGTCTTTACTGCCAAACTGGCCATATTACTTCTTGTTGGACACGATTTGGGTAAAAACCTAGCTAAAGGAAAAGAAAAGCTACAAAAAGCAATTAGAGTAACGAATAAAATTCTTTCGAAGCAGTACTATAAGAAATATCTATATAAACTAGTTCAAAGACTGGCAAAAGTGCAACACATATATATTATCGGAAGAGGATTGTCTTATCCTGTTGCCTTAGAAGCTGCACTTAAGATTAAAGAAGTTTCCTATATCCACACAGAAGGCTTTGCAGGTGGCGAGCTAAAACATGGGGTGATAGCCTTAATCGAGAAAAATACTCCAGTTATAGTTTATGCCCCCAATGACGAAACATTACTCGAGATGTTGTCAAATGCCATGGAGATTAAAGCAAGGGGCGGATACATTATCGGAATATCTCATACTAACAACAAAATCTTTGACTGGTATCTGCCTGTGGATGATGCCCAAGAAGCCACAATAATACCCAATGTCGTTCTTGCTCAATTAATTGGTTATCACATCGCTGTTTTGCTTGGAAAAGATCCAGATAAACCCAGAAATCTTGCTAAGTCTGTCACAGTGAAGTAA
- a CDS encoding methyltransferase yields MGIPKAKIIVTEGVNKTDYYSDTLLEYLTVFLGKTPKIHSLLEIGTGRGYLSIILAKIYRRINKIIATDIDDKAVNLARKNIAINNLQKKDFGQKR; encoded by the coding sequence ATGGGTATTCCCAAAGCGAAGATTATTGTGACAGAAGGAGTAAATAAAACTGATTATTATTCTGATACTCTTTTAGAGTACCTTACTGTCTTTTTAGGTAAAACTCCCAAAATACATTCTTTACTTGAAATCGGAACCGGAAGAGGATATTTATCAATTATTCTGGCTAAAATATATCGTCGTATAAATAAAATTATAGCTACCGATATAGATGATAAAGCCGTAAATTTAGCACGTAAAAATATAGCTATCAATAATTTACAAAAAAAAGATTTTGGTCAAAAAAGGTAG
- a CDS encoding aspartate aminotransferase family protein, whose protein sequence is MINFRHLTKNIIPSNKNIVVKKALGAIFWDSQGKDYIDFSAQTLNLSLGQCHPEITRAVITQLKKYNFLSSRFVCEPLMQLSEVIINLAPKELSKINIKLTDGSDANESAFKRVRKYHKKLTIASLYKSHLGETSETIVASGKNFENRFYIGGSQKFTFFPPPHPDFIPSCKTTKEAEKISLLHLKSLLQRNNDICAVIVEPIMVNAGVYILSPDYLRGLRALCDEYHVSLIFDEIQTAFGWIGTFFAASKYKITPDIVTLGKAISPGFPLAAVLMQPQYDLLEYGEDEFTNGGNPLSCIVALKNIEILKRMGIEKMVLEKSNLIFKLLSNVQRDYPFIKEIRGEGLIWGVDFDKKTSPFSTQQIYNRALSNGLVLRKSQDGYGSSLVIKPPLIITNNEIEEGIERLRWSLAL, encoded by the coding sequence ATGATTAATTTTCGTCACCTTACTAAAAATATTATTCCATCAAATAAAAACATCGTTGTCAAAAAAGCGCTGGGTGCCATTTTTTGGGATAGCCAAGGTAAGGATTATATCGATTTTAGTGCACAGACTCTTAATTTGAGTTTAGGCCAATGTCACCCGGAGATCACAAGGGCAGTTATTACCCAACTTAAGAAATATAATTTTCTTTCTTCACGCTTTGTTTGCGAACCTTTGATGCAATTGTCAGAGGTAATTATAAACCTAGCCCCCAAAGAATTATCCAAAATTAACATTAAATTAACAGATGGAAGTGATGCAAACGAAAGCGCTTTTAAACGAGTAAGGAAGTACCATAAAAAGTTAACGATTGCCTCGTTATACAAAAGTCATTTAGGCGAAACGTCTGAAACTATAGTTGCAAGTGGAAAAAATTTTGAAAATAGATTTTATATCGGGGGTAGTCAAAAATTTACGTTTTTCCCTCCTCCTCATCCAGACTTTATACCTTCATGTAAAACAACCAAAGAGGCAGAAAAAATCTCACTTCTACATCTTAAGAGTTTATTACAAAGGAATAACGATATATGTGCAGTTATTGTCGAACCGATTATGGTAAATGCTGGAGTATATATATTATCTCCAGATTATCTGCGCGGGCTTCGCGCTCTCTGCGATGAATATCACGTGAGTCTAATTTTTGATGAAATACAGACGGCTTTTGGATGGATAGGCACCTTTTTTGCTGCTTCAAAATACAAGATTACACCAGATATCGTGACTTTAGGTAAAGCAATTTCTCCTGGATTTCCCCTTGCTGCAGTTCTCATGCAACCCCAATATGATCTTTTAGAATATGGAGAAGACGAATTTACTAACGGTGGGAATCCTCTTTCGTGCATTGTGGCCTTGAAGAATATAGAGATTCTTAAACGAATGGGAATTGAAAAAATGGTGTTAGAAAAGAGCAATTTAATATTTAAACTCCTCTCCAATGTTCAAAGGGACTATCCATTTATCAAAGAAATTAGAGGAGAAGGATTAATTTGGGGAGTAGATTTTGATAAAAAAACTTCTCCATTCAGTACACAACAAATATATAATCGTGCCCTATCAAACGGCCTTGTTTTAAGGAAAAGTCAAGATGGTTATGGATCAAGCTTAGTGATCAAACCCCCCTTAATAATTACTAATAACGAGATTGAAGAAGGGATTGAGAGACTTAGATGGTCCTTGGCTCTATGA
- a CDS encoding glucosamine-6-phosphate deaminase gives MLAEKRTLALSYQEITHPEISSIRVFPTPEETARGAAEEIVRVVQANPSAAITYATGDTMIPVYAHLTQAVQGRQVSFAETIGFHLDEYYPTGPEPDKYPHSFVSYLRQRVFGPLQIAMANELNGLAPDPEAEVRRYDGLLSAQLIDLAILGIGPWSDTRQSGCHIALNESGTPFSTRTHVAELNEVTVSRDRQERGQDTPSRALTQGIANILEAKQIYLIAYGENKGMSLREALYGEVGVRRPASALRVQGHKVKMFIDRAAASQLKES, from the coding sequence ATGTTAGCAGAAAAGAGGACTTTGGCGCTTTCATATCAGGAAATAACTCATCCCGAAATATCATCTATTCGTGTGTTCCCGACTCCTGAAGAAACAGCAAGAGGTGCAGCGGAAGAAATTGTCAGAGTGGTTCAAGCAAATCCATCCGCCGCTATAACTTATGCCACAGGAGATACGATGATTCCAGTTTATGCGCATTTGACCCAAGCGGTACAAGGAAGACAGGTCAGCTTTGCCGAAACTATAGGTTTTCACTTGGATGAGTATTATCCTACAGGACCGGAACCTGATAAGTACCCACATAGTTTTGTTAGTTATTTGAGACAACGAGTTTTTGGTCCGTTACAGATTGCAATGGCCAATGAGCTTAATGGTCTTGCTCCTGATCCCGAGGCGGAAGTGCGTCGATATGACGGTCTTCTGAGCGCTCAGCTCATTGACTTAGCAATTTTAGGGATCGGTCCATGGTCTGATACAAGACAAAGCGGTTGCCATATTGCCCTTAATGAATCGGGTACGCCGTTTAGCACTCGAACACACGTTGCCGAACTCAATGAAGTTACGGTTTCGCGTGACAGACAAGAACGTGGTCAAGATACGCCCAGCCGGGCACTTACTCAAGGAATTGCTAATATATTAGAGGCAAAACAAATTTATCTTATTGCTTATGGAGAGAATAAAGGCATGTCACTTCGGGAGGCCCTATATGGAGAAGTCGGTGTTCGACGACCGGCCTCCGCTCTTCGTGTGCAAGGACATAAAGTTAAAATGTTTATTGATCGGGCTGCCGCATCACAACTTAAGGAGAGTTAA
- a CDS encoding DUF1295 domain-containing protein has product MIKKIVNFSLTFFIPLLYFLGLIVILQTMKITNFPLAILGLIVTFLGLFFWGLGFYFLGRPSFAVLPKAKKLQTKGLYKYFRHPIYLGITLTLLGLSLSTSSLLGFIYTIIIIIPLNILRAKREERVLIAKFGPEYLEYQEKTLI; this is encoded by the coding sequence ATGATAAAGAAGATCGTCAACTTCAGCCTTACTTTCTTTATTCCTCTTTTGTATTTTTTGGGATTAATCGTGATTTTACAAACCATGAAAATAACCAATTTCCCCTTGGCGATTTTAGGATTAATAGTTACTTTTTTGGGTTTATTTTTTTGGGGCTTGGGTTTTTATTTTTTAGGCCGGCCGTCTTTCGCGGTTTTACCGAAAGCCAAAAAACTGCAAACCAAGGGTCTTTATAAATATTTTCGCCATCCGATTTATCTTGGCATTACTTTAACTCTTTTGGGTTTATCCTTAAGCACGTCTTCGCTTTTGGGTTTTATCTACACCATAATCATTATTATCCCCTTAAATATTCTAAGAGCCAAAAGAGAAGAAAGAGTTTTAATCGCTAAATTCGGCCCAGAGTATTTAGAATATCAGGAAAAAACCCTAATTTAA
- the metK gene encoding methionine adenosyltransferase yields the protein MTYQYFTSESVAAGHPDKICDQISDSILDEAIKVDPQSRVALETMVTKQRIVLAGEVTCLAKLDFKKIARKKIKELGYIDKIYQFTDRSPISVYIHKQSPDIARGVDDGGAGDQGMMFGYACRETPELMPLPITLAHRLVEKMDELREKKVLAYLRPDGKSEVKVKYLNGIPKSVEQIILAVPNRPEISKEKLARDLFIKVISPVLKNYGYTVTQDKVIINGTGRWEIGGPVSDTGVTGRKIAVDTYGGMGRLGGGCFSGKDPTKVDRSGAYAARFIAKNIVAKNLADRCEVQLAYVIGYQKPVTYALETFGTEKVKISKIKKLSLEILDLSVSGIVNNLKLRQPIYAQSACYGHFGRDIFPWEKIVV from the coding sequence ATGACTTATCAATATTTTACTTCCGAGTCCGTAGCCGCCGGACATCCCGATAAAATTTGTGACCAGATTTCCGACAGTATTTTGGATGAGGCGATAAAAGTTGATCCCCAAAGCCGCGTCGCTTTGGAAACAATGGTGACCAAACAAAGAATCGTTTTGGCCGGAGAGGTAACCTGTTTGGCTAAATTGGATTTTAAAAAAATTGCCAGAAAAAAGATTAAAGAGTTGGGCTACATCGATAAAATCTATCAATTTACCGATCGATCCCCGATTTCCGTTTATATCCACAAACAATCGCCGGATATTGCCAGGGGCGTTGATGATGGTGGTGCCGGTGATCAGGGGATGATGTTCGGTTATGCCTGCAGGGAGACGCCGGAGCTGATGCCCCTGCCTATTACCTTGGCTCATCGGTTGGTGGAAAAAATGGATGAATTAAGAGAAAAAAAAGTGCTTGCCTATCTTCGGCCCGATGGTAAAAGCGAAGTTAAGGTTAAATATTTAAACGGCATCCCAAAATCTGTCGAACAAATAATTTTGGCGGTTCCCAATCGTCCGGAAATTTCAAAAGAAAAACTGGCAAGAGATTTATTTATAAAGGTCATTAGTCCTGTACTCAAAAATTACGGTTACACGGTAACCCAAGATAAAGTGATTATTAACGGTACGGGAAGATGGGAAATCGGCGGACCGGTCTCCGATACCGGCGTCACGGGCAGAAAAATTGCGGTTGATACTTATGGCGGCATGGGAAGGCTTGGCGGCGGTTGTTTTTCCGGTAAAGATCCGACTAAGGTCGATCGTTCCGGTGCTTATGCGGCCAGGTTTATCGCTAAAAACATTGTCGCCAAAAATTTGGCTGATCGTTGTGAGGTTCAATTGGCCTACGTAATTGGCTATCAAAAACCGGTAACTTATGCGCTGGAAACCTTTGGAACCGAAAAAGTTAAAATCAGCAAAATTAAAAAATTAAGCCTGGAAATCTTAGATCTTTCCGTATCGGGCATCGTCAATAATTTAAAATTGCGGCAGCCAATTTATGCGCAGAGCGCTTGTTACGGGCATTTTGGCCGGGATATTTTTCCTTGGGAAAAAATTGTTGTATAA
- a CDS encoding NUDIX domain-containing protein: MKMEISAGGVIYTQKGPKKIKILLLLDKNNHWTFPKGLIEKGEEKIEAARRETKEEVGLQRLKMKVALSPIKYWYKWKEQIVRKTVYYFLFEGDETEKLKPQEEEGIKEVKWVSLEKTFEIIGYPKTNEPILKEVKQQLL, translated from the coding sequence ATGAAAATGGAAATTTCGGCCGGAGGTGTTATCTATACTCAAAAAGGCCCAAAAAAAATTAAAATTCTGCTTTTGCTGGATAAGAATAATCATTGGACATTCCCTAAGGGTTTAATTGAAAAGGGCGAAGAAAAGATCGAAGCGGCCAGAAGAGAAACCAAAGAAGAGGTCGGACTGCAAAGATTAAAGATGAAGGTTGCTCTTTCGCCTATTAAATATTGGTATAAATGGAAAGAACAAATTGTCAGAAAAACCGTCTATTATTTTCTTTTTGAAGGAGACGAGACCGAAAAACTTAAACCTCAGGAAGAAGAAGGGATTAAAGAAGTCAAGTGGGTTTCTCTTGAGAAGACGTTTGAAATCATCGGTTATCCCAAAACAAACGAGCCGATTTTAAAAGAAGTTAAACAACAATTGCTTTAA
- a CDS encoding metallopeptidase, with amino-acid sequence MDWFFASDIQESIKKIVASLMMGHVDPKRVICFRSQGSKAHARARIWSLPRVWQKALNLPAHYVLEVISEKFDHLSDDDQKRILIHELLHIPKNFSGSLLLHRGRGRRIDTHKVEQLFQEYKKR; translated from the coding sequence ATGGATTGGTTTTTTGCCTCAGACATTCAAGAGTCTATTAAAAAAATCGTGGCTTCGTTAATGATGGGTCATGTTGATCCCAAAAGAGTGATTTGTTTCCGAAGCCAGGGTTCCAAAGCTCACGCCAGGGCCAGGATTTGGAGTTTGCCGCGCGTTTGGCAAAAAGCTTTAAATCTGCCCGCCCACTACGTTTTGGAGGTTATTTCGGAAAAGTTTGATCATTTGTCCGACGATGACCAAAAGCGCATTCTTATTCATGAACTTTTGCATATTCCTAAAAACTTTTCCGGCTCGCTTCTTCTCCACCGGGGAAGAGGAAGAAGGATTGACACGCACAAAGTAGAGCAACTTTTTCAGGAATATAAAAAAAGATGA